In Bosea vestrisii, the following are encoded in one genomic region:
- the aidB gene encoding AidB family quorum-quenching N-acyl homoserine lactonase encodes MSGTWRRFGSYEVLTLHDGIFEAPLDVLVHAGGQAARDEAVARWGKPKISIPVNCFALKNADGITLVDAGTGPSWGEAMGHAPAAMASAGIAPEQVERVLITHLHGDHALGLFDGDRARFANAEIIVPEADLAFFGEEANRAQTPQNRQGGFAVAAAVTKHYAGRIRPVPVGTVRPGIALIPLPGHTFGHSGYLIEGEESLLLWGDALHLSDLQAFDPDVGLVYDFDATTAVASRRAILERAAHEGWLVSGGHIEGFRRVNESGSGYELIPA; translated from the coding sequence ATGAGCGGGACGTGGCGGCGGTTCGGTTCCTACGAGGTGCTCACGTTGCACGACGGCATCTTCGAGGCGCCACTGGACGTCCTGGTCCATGCGGGCGGCCAGGCCGCCCGTGACGAAGCCGTGGCGCGCTGGGGCAAGCCGAAGATCAGCATCCCGGTCAATTGCTTCGCCCTGAAGAATGCCGACGGGATCACCCTCGTCGATGCCGGCACCGGCCCCTCCTGGGGCGAAGCGATGGGCCATGCACCCGCCGCCATGGCGAGCGCCGGTATTGCCCCCGAGCAGGTCGAACGAGTCCTGATCACACATCTGCACGGCGATCATGCACTCGGCCTTTTCGACGGCGATCGCGCCCGTTTCGCCAATGCCGAGATCATCGTGCCGGAAGCCGATCTCGCTTTCTTCGGCGAGGAAGCCAATCGCGCCCAGACGCCGCAGAACAGGCAGGGCGGCTTTGCCGTCGCCGCGGCCGTGACGAAGCACTATGCCGGCCGCATCCGTCCCGTCCCGGTCGGCACCGTGCGACCCGGTATCGCGCTGATCCCGCTTCCCGGCCACACCTTCGGCCATAGTGGCTATCTGATCGAAGGCGAGGAGAGCCTCCTGCTCTGGGGCGATGCGCTGCATCTATCCGACCTGCAGGCCTTCGATCCGGATGTCGGCCTGGTCTATGATTTCGACGCCACAACCGCCGTCGCCTCCCGCCGCGCCATCCTCGAACGCGCCGCGCACGAAGGTTGGCTCGTATCGGGCGGCCATATCGAAGGTTTCAGACGCGTCAACGAGAGTGGCTCGGGGTATGAATTGATCCCGGCCTGA